The window CAATAGATCTGAGGAAAATTTGTTAAGCATGTCTTGGACTACGTAAGGTTTAGTGACAGGCAACAGTGAAAAGAATTGAGAGAGGAAAACCTTACACAGATCTTAAATTGCTAATTGTCTATGCAATCCCCAAGTATTAGTgatatattttcccttttatttctgaagtggCAACAAACAGACACAGTTCTGTCATTTTTTGATCACACTGTTATACTGCAGTATCTAGAAATAATCTGTGAGTTTGGTTATGAATGGAATTTGGCTCCACTACCTCAATTACTACTTCTGTGTACCTTTCCCAGTGTAGGCTCTCCTTGTACTCATTGCTGCTGGTCTGAAGCTGCGCGCCTGAATGTCTGGGGTGTCCTCTGCACTCTGATCATGTTGCACCCCACCTAGCTGCTCAGATATTTCACGGGTCTTTAGTGATTTGGTTTCAAAAGTGGAGCCTCCCTTGTTGAAACTAGAAGAAGTGCTGGTCACTACAGTCTTGGAGTGActtgcactgccagcagcaaatCCAGATGGCTGAAGTCCTCCAAAgtcatcttcttcctcctcccctaAGTCTGtgaatttgtcttttcctcCAGTGCCTCGATGGCTGCTGTCTGTCCCAGTCACACGGCTGCTGGTTGCGGTGGTGCTTGAGCCAAGAGAGTGCCTACTACTAGTGGGTATGGAGTCATGGGTGAAGAATGACTCTAGATCTGGCAGAAACCCATCTAGCTTGTGAAAGTCCCCTGCCCCGCTAAAGTGGTATGTGCTTCCTTCTCGTCCTCCTTGTAAATAGGAGCAGTCTGAGCCATCAGAGGAAACCATTTTTTCAACTATTTCTTCTCTAGGACCATCAGGGCCACTAATGACTTTCTTGGTGACAGTTTTGGTGCATCTATGAACAGAGGAGGTTTTGTCTACCAGGCTAGGGTTGTCTCTCCCATGAGCAGAAGTAACTAATTTGCTGGTGTGGAAAGGTGAAGAATCTCCCCTTGTTTCTCCCACATGGTAAAAGGTCTCGCCTCGAGAGGGCCTTGAGTCTGTTTCTGATCTTTCTAACACCACTTGCATCTGCTTGATGTTATTAAATGCATTCAGAGCTTGCATTTCTGGTGGAGGCTTGAGCTTAAAATGCTCAGGAACATTTGAGTCCTTAAGAGGCCTCATTTTCAATGTGCTCAAGGTGGTTGTTTGAAAGTCTGGGTGCATGTCAATGGAGCTGGCCTGGGTGAGCTGCTTCTGGATGTTGTCATAGCCTTCTTTGTCCACCTGGTAATCAAAACTTCTAGCACAGCTTCCTTTGCAAGCTCGTATCTTAATATCAATGTCCACCTACataaacagagagaaataactCCATTAGGGAATTTTCCTGAACTTTCTCAAGCTAGTGTATCCTTTACCCAGGCTGGGGAAAACTGGGAGCTGCCCTGGTACCTCCCATCTACAGATGAGCTTTGCCAAAGCTCCATTTTGAAATCTACCCTGGCACATGCAATACACGGTGCACATAAGTTCCCATGGAGAGATATGTTGTGGTATGTTTCCAGTTTCTGCTCCCATTGTTCTCGGTCCTAAGGGTGTGCTCCTGGGACTGGTGGGTAGCACCATGGAAGGACAGGGCCTCTCTCCTGGTCTTTGTTGCCCAGCGGCTCCTTACAGGTGGAGAAATGCCCTGCATGGAGCTGATTACCAGTAGGTATAGCATCAGGAATCCCGGCTGCCTGTCTGAGAGACAGTGGGACAAAGGGCCTTCCTGACTTCACACCTCTTCCCACACAGCAGGAAAGATAAAACACGCCCCACAGAACACAACTCATTGGGGAATTTGCCTCACCGGGGCAGATCCTGAGAGAActgcattgtattttctttctgcatggagCACTGCTTGCCATGCACAGTTGACCCTCCTGCAGCTAGGCTCTGCAAACAGTGGGAATGGTGCAGTGGCTGCCTACCTCCAAGCGCTTCATTTCCACCACCTGCTCCTGgatgctgttctgcagagcttTAATTCTGTTCACTTGAGTGGCAACTTGCTGCTTTAATGTCACAATTCTTCTCCTAAGTTCTGCTGACACATGACCATAATTCTCATCgagctctgaaacagaaatccAACATGGTCAGGTATGCAGGTGTGATTTTCTTTCCTAGAAGTGaggtgtattttaaaatatgcagtttAAACGgatacttaaaaacaaatttctgatAACACAGAGCTGATAAAAATTACACTACTTTTTACAAGTTAGTAGTTAAGACTTGTGTATCACTATGTTTATTCTGGCTTTTGTTAATCAGGGCCAGTGCAGCAAGTGTTTCCACAAAGTATTGCTTACATGCACACACTCAAAAATTAGCAACGGATAATAAAACTGGGGGGACTACTTACGCTGGGCACCTTCCAGACCAGGCTTTAGTATATTTATGGTTTCCACAATTACCCGATTGGATGTTTTATAGTTGTTTTGACTGTCTGCGAGCTGCTGCCTAATTTTGTCTATTCTGTGACTGTTATCCTGATCTGTGTCATCAATTATTCCTTGCATTCTGCAGCCTGATGGACATTTTGTACCCTAAGAGTGGAAGAGAAATAATTGTGTTAAAATCTTCATGAGCATGccttcttgttttttaaatcagtatGTTTAAGCCAGCAATTAAAACACTAATAAAACCTAGGGCAACATTGTGTGACTTCTGCTGTCCTGTCCTATTCATCCAATGACTTTGACAAGGACTTGTATGACTTGGAATAAGACGCCTCACAGCTGACCCTTGACATCTTGCATCTCTGACACTGGTGCATTGCAATCACTGAAATGTATGCATAGAAACTTGTCTTAAGTGGGGGCGAGGAACCcttaattttccctttcctctgttccttaagagtgaaacaaaattaaacaaatcaacaataacaacaacaacaatattAATAACAATAGTagtaaaaccaaaataataatttcaccACATTTATTTCCCAAAGGGCTTCTGTAAGGAGAAGTTAGCTGTCCAGTTTGTGCAAGGATGCTCTAGACCCATTCATTTAAGCAGaattttcctcagaaaagcCTAATGTTCTTACAAATTATATCTCTTTGGCAAGACTACATGTTATAAATGTAGCATAGAGGTGAGTTGAGATGCAAGAGGCAAGAGAATGACAAACTGACAGTTCATACACAGACAGTCAGCCACTGGGAAGATTTTACTGAACATCTTGTCATCATACTTCCTATAAAGAACATATgaaatttcagttatttctgcttattttcctttgtcACAAATCTTTCTTTCAAGTGCCTTTCTCTTACTAACTCCAAAGGCAACAATGTCAAAATCATGAcaagaattattttcctttttattggatttttctattttatcttcttctttCAGACTGATTCTTCCCCCCCTGCaaactgttctttcttctctttctttcctctttggtttcactgcagctctccttttgttctttcctttccccaggaCACTTCCTCATGCTGCCCCAGTGTAAAGGGCCGCCCATCCTCCCCCAGACTAAGGTCCAAGTGCCCAACACCTACAAGACCACTCCTGCAGGAGTCCATGAGTGCCCTGCTGTCCCCAAGGCTCATTGCTCACCCAGTCATCGTCTGCACAGATGGGCCAGTTCTTCTCGTACTTGCAGGAGGACTGTTGCATGTGCTCCACGATCCTGGGGCCACGCACACCGGCACCTTCCTTTTCAAAGATGGTCTCCCCATCCTGAGCCTGccaggaggagaaaggggaagcACAAAACTGAGGTGGTCAAAGCAGTGGTCAAGAAAACGGAAATGAAAAGTTGACATCCTCAAGCACtcagtggcactgctgctgtggaaaaTGCAGCCTTGTGGAACACACCATCCAACAGCATAAAGGCATTTATTGTAAgatgtggttttgtttattttgtcagATTAAAGCTTTTCTACTTGTAAAATTAATGCTCATGTAGAAAATTAGTGGTACTTAGAGTATATGATGATAATATCTTTACAAGACAATCTTGAGCTCTGTATGTAAATGCAAAATTAGCTTGATATTAGATTGAAATTGCTGAAGTTAAAGCCCATACTTTGAAATACTTTGATACTGTGTCCTACTTTCACTTGCTGTCATATTCCTAAATTTTTGTTTTCGTTCTACTCCTTCTGCCTACCCGAAACTGGCTTGAAGATACGCATGAATTGGGTTTTACCATTCTTTCGTGTTTCTGGTTTTAGTCTATAAGCTTGAAGCATGGTTTTGCCTGACATAAAGAACAAGAAAGCTACTAatattgtaatgaaaataataatgtcAGTGATGAATGGATTGCACTTTGCtaatggaaagaacagaaataaatgtactgAGACTGCTTCTGTTTTGCCAGATCTGCTCCCTATAATTTCTGCAATTtgttaaagctttttcttccttcaaaacaCAGTCACAAAGAGAAAGATAAAGACTAACTCAAGATTATTGGCTGAAgcataagtgaaaaaaatggtaaGGCTATGTTAGCATAGTTGAAAATCAAGATTATCTCTTATCTAAAAATTGCTTCTTGCTTATCTTAGGTAATACATATTacattatatattataatatattagATTATAATCTATTGTAATCTTGCTTCGATTCTAATTTAATCTGAAGTTGCTGCCACAAGAATCACtgttttttaattgatattttaTAATAAAGGCATTGTGCATCATTTGTAGCTGGAAAATACAGTTGAAGTAAACAGAGATATTCTGCCCAAAGGAAAGTACAATTTGTCCTAAAATAGACTTGAAAATTCCTGACCAACTGGAGCCTCTAGCATCCAAATCAGCCAGCTTTAAGActcacagcagcacctgtgAATCTATCAATTCATgttaatttgtttgctttgctttgctgaaggcAGGCAGGttcagcaaaactgaattaaacAAAATAGAGAACTGGATATTCAAGAACTGCTGATATGAAAGTCCAGCAATGAAGTGGTTACAGTAAGCTTGTGTGTATGAGTGTGCGCGTTGAATTTTACAAGATAGGTGGCAGCAAACATACATCTAATTAATGCGGATTAAATAAACCTTTACTCTTCAAATCAGCAAGGTGTGGAAAGAATGAAGTAAGTAAACTCATACCCAAGCTAAGCTGAGGGAGAGCAACACACAGAGGATCCTCACTGGTATCATCTTTGGAGAAGAGCGAGCAGAACTGTGACTGACAGGATGCTCTCCTCTGGTCTTTGGATGCAATTTAAACCTTGTTGAAGAGCTGTGATTAATCATTATTCTCCCTTCTGTTTGGAGACAAAACATGCCAAATGTCCCGAGTTGATTACCTAAGGCCTCTTGCTCAAGTTTCTGGTGTTATTTGCTCCAGATAAATTTGTACAGCACCACCATGAGGGCAACACCATGtattccaggaaagaaaaaaaaaaatctgcttcaaACTTGATTTCTTGTAAATGGTTGTTCAGCTAGGGTGTATGCAGGTCCTAGCAGGAGCCAGCAATACTTAAGTGCTGGAAGACACACTCTGTGTGGCGGGAATTTGGCTAATACAATCAGAGAGTTGATATGTGAAAAAGGAAGTCACTGGTTTGCCCTTTCTTTGCAACTCCATGCTCGTGGAAACCACTGGGCCTTCCAAAGCACATACTAGTGTAAGAAAGTTTGCTATGGTTTGTCAACAAAAATGAATCCCTGAGGACGGGAGAGCTCAATTTGCATATATTTCTCCAGCCGGACACTGGTGGTGTTTGTACAACACACACCATGTTTAGCACTATCTTCTCTTTTGCACAGACTTATTGTAATCCTTTTATGAAGTGAGATTGAAATGAACTATGTGAGTTGCACACATATTTAAGAAGAGCACAACAGAGGGATATTTGAAAGcgtcccagaaaaaaaaaagttgagaatTACTCAATCTTTTTAAGGAGGAGAAAGTAGGTATTTTTACAATTGATATTGTTTGTGTATAGGAATTGATTAAAATGTGTTGCTACTGTGAGATCTGTAACAAGCCATAGTGTTATTGGTGAATATTGTACGTGGCTGTCAAATTCTTGAAGATGCTGCCCATCTTAAAAGTTGGCACCATACTGGGCAGAGATGAGGAGGAAAACTTTGGCTCAAGCAAATCAgttgaaagaacaaaacattcccttggctttttaaaatggCATGGTATTCACAAAACTCTCCATCATCCACAGGTCACTCATCATACCGTGTTCTACAGAGGCATATTTAAGCTTGACTCTGGTATTATACaacatttcaaattcaaaatagCTGTTTGTAGCTTTGGATCCATTGCAGCAGCCTTATGGGTTTTCTCTTACCctcctttcctctgctgttcCTTGCTTTCTGCCTTCAGAAGCCTTCATCACTCTCCGTGTAAGGTTCACTGAAGTTGAACTGGATCCTTTGTTTCCTCCCATATCTGGCTTTGCATTGTATGTTTCTATTATCTCTGTAAGCCCtcttaaattaaaacagaactCATACAAATATCACTATGAATGAGTCATATTCTCAGGTTACAAGAAACAGAGCAGATCGACAGAATGGTGCTACACTGATTTATGTCACTGATTTACACCTACACCATCAAAATCTCTTTTTGTATGACTAGAGGTTTCTATTATATTTAAGGCTTAATCTTACCTATGAATACTCAGAGACAAgatattttgttcatttcagttCCCTACAGCTTGTTTTGTAAAGGGTTGAATCTTATGCAGTGCCAGTAATACCACAATGTAACAAACCTCTTCAAACAGCTCAGCTAACTTCAGCAATGAATGTCCGAGCAGACTCCATGTTATCTTTGCTGTCTGAGGATCAGCCAGCCATGGCTGTGCTGTCCATAAGGAAGCTTCTGAACTCAAAGCAGACAAAAGAGTTACAGACTTTAATAAATGCTTCACTGCAATTTTCAAGCTATTCTAGTATGTAATTTTGTAAAAGGGTTATTTTTATATGATTGTGTGTATTGGTTCAATGACACACATATGTGCTCCACTGCTAAACTCAGCAGTGGCAAGACTGAAGACAGCTCCCCAGTCCAAGTCCTATGCAGCTTTGTTCACTCTGTTCTAACAGCGCTGTGAAAGAATTATAACAATCTTAAGGAATCGCAAAAAGCTCAGACAacaataaaatttttaaaggatGGAAAGATCACAATGAGAGGAAGACTTGCAGGATTGTGATGAgttatttaaaagaacagaataaaatgagGTATATACAATATCTGCTGGGGTCCATGTACAGTCTCCCATTCATGCCAGTGAGCTCTAATTTGGCTTACACAGCTGACATCAAAGTATCTGCCTTATGCCTTTGGTGCTCAGGAGCACAAGCACTGCACATACAATCCCTGTGTGCCCTCCTTGTGTGTACAGCTGCACAGTCTGCTGTACTGTTGTGTCACCCATGATGCTCCTGCCAAACACTCCCTCCTCCTGATCACATTTATTGTggacagtgctgctgaaagctgTGCATTCTTTTCTGCCAACTGTTTAAAACGTCAAAGATTTTCCTACTGTGGTCATGAATCAATTATTGCAGAACTTACAAACATTCATTCATGGAGTGCTACTTTAccagtttcacagctgcagaAGCCTGTTGAGAACGCTAGGTTCTAAAGTAGTTTGTAGCTTTTGGGATCCATTTTGATAGTCTGAGTCTTCAGAGTACACTGTATGTGCAAACACCACTGACACCAGCTGTAGCTCTCTGCTTGTCACTGGAGCTCTGGAGCAGCCAGCTCTAAGATGCCTGAGTGGCTTGCCTCTGGTCCTGCAGGAATCAAGTGAAGATGTCAGGAACAGGATCTAATTTTGCAGAATATCAGCTGTAAGCAAGAGATGATTGTCTTACTACGAATGTTACAACCTACACAACAGACAAAACATCCTTCATTCTTCTTGCAATCACTTTTCATGCTCAGAGCTGATTAGGGAAAtgtttaatgggaaaaaaagcaataggtGATTGATTACATCTTTAGGATTGCATCATAATGAATGTGAGCATAATTCAGCTGTGATGTGTCACCTTAGTTCTGTCTTTTTATAGCTTGCAAGAGT of the Numida meleagris isolate 19003 breed g44 Domestic line chromosome 4, NumMel1.0, whole genome shotgun sequence genome contains:
- the FGA gene encoding fibrinogen alpha chain gives rise to the protein MIPVRILCVLLSLSLAWAQDGETIFEKEGAGVRGPRIVEHMQQSSCKYEKNWPICADDDWGTKCPSGCRMQGIIDDTDQDNSHRIDKIRQQLADSQNNYKTSNRVIVETINILKPGLEGAQQLDENYGHVSAELRRRIVTLKQQVATQVNRIKALQNSIQEQVVEMKRLEVDIDIKIRACKGSCARSFDYQVDKEGYDNIQKQLTQASSIDMHPDFQTTTLSTLKMRPLKDSNVPEHFKLKPPPEMQALNAFNNIKQMQVVLERSETDSRPSRGETFYHVGETRGDSSPFHTSKLVTSAHGRDNPSLVDKTSSVHRCTKTVTKKVISGPDGPREEIVEKMVSSDGSDCSYLQGGREGSTYHFSGAGDFHKLDGFLPDLESFFTHDSIPTSSRHSLGSSTTATSSRVTGTDSSHRGTGGKDKFTDLGEEEEDDFGGLQPSGFAAGSASHSKTVVTSTSSSFNKGGSTFETKSLKTREISEQLGGVQHDQSAEDTPDIQARSFRPAAMSTRRAYTGKDCDDIRQKHTFGAQSGIFKIKPEGSNKVLSVYCDQETTLGGWLLIQQRMDGSVNFNRTWQDYKRGFGSVDGKGQGELWLGNENIHLLTQNDTLLRVELEDWDGNAAYAEYIMQVGTEAEGYALTVSSYEGTAGDALVAGWLEEGSEYTSHAQMQFSTFDRDQDCWEESCAEVYGGGWWYNSCQAANLNGIYYPGGNYDPRYNVPYEIENGVVWIPFRASDYSLKVVRMKIRPLETL